The Kiritimatiellia bacterium genome includes a window with the following:
- a CDS encoding M20 family metallopeptidase, producing the protein MSQADPGLVELLQRLIRIPSVNPAFADDARIGGERLLAEFVSDLLAKAGFRVEWVEEISGRPNVIARHGPDSPSRTILLEAHLDTQGVHGMVVPPFEGLIREGRVYGRGACDTKGPLAAALWSLTSSRLAAAAEQGVQVIFVGAIGEEKGNLGAEQLVERGLGADEALILEPTECAVVRAHKGTLWYELEVIGRAAHGSAPERGVSAIGGMIHALKEIETEARQAAAARPNGVLGSPTLNIGVIRGGTAINIVPERCVVEIDRRTVPGESTSAILESVREGLARLKRQGLLVDWILTTIKDGPPFETSAESRLIRRLCAAAESEGLPPRVEGAPWFSDAGPFSRTCREVAVFGPGSIRQAHTADEHIEIAELARGSRILGEFFDQLAQEMATRC; encoded by the coding sequence GTGTCTCAGGCAGATCCAGGTTTGGTCGAGCTGCTGCAACGGCTGATTCGAATCCCGAGTGTCAATCCGGCGTTTGCCGATGACGCCCGGATCGGCGGGGAACGACTTCTGGCGGAGTTTGTTTCGGACCTGCTTGCGAAAGCGGGATTTCGAGTCGAATGGGTTGAGGAGATTTCAGGCCGGCCGAATGTAATCGCTCGCCATGGTCCGGATAGCCCTTCGCGCACGATTCTGCTGGAGGCACACCTCGACACCCAAGGGGTTCACGGCATGGTTGTGCCCCCCTTTGAAGGACTTATTCGGGAGGGTCGGGTTTATGGGCGGGGCGCATGTGACACCAAGGGACCCCTCGCAGCGGCACTGTGGTCGCTTACGTCCTCTCGGCTCGCGGCCGCGGCGGAACAGGGCGTACAAGTCATTTTTGTCGGCGCCATCGGGGAGGAAAAGGGCAACCTCGGCGCGGAGCAGTTGGTCGAGCGAGGCCTGGGCGCCGATGAGGCCCTGATTCTGGAGCCGACGGAATGCGCCGTTGTGCGGGCTCACAAGGGGACGCTCTGGTATGAATTGGAGGTGATCGGCCGGGCCGCTCACGGTTCTGCGCCGGAGCGGGGGGTCAGCGCGATCGGTGGGATGATTCATGCGCTAAAGGAAATCGAGACGGAAGCCAGACAGGCCGCAGCGGCGAGGCCGAACGGGGTGCTTGGGTCGCCCACGTTGAATATCGGCGTGATCCGCGGGGGGACTGCGATCAACATCGTACCCGAGCGGTGCGTGGTTGAAATCGACCGGCGCACGGTTCCCGGCGAGTCGACGTCGGCCATTTTGGAATCGGTCCGAGAAGGCTTGGCGCGGCTCAAGCGACAGGGCCTCCTCGTGGATTGGATCCTGACGACCATCAAGGACGGTCCGCCCTTCGAGACATCGGCCGAAAGTCGGCTGATTCGTCGCTTGTGCGCTGCCGCTGAATCCGAGGGCTTGCCTCCCAGGGTTGAGGGTGCGCCATGGTTCAGCGATGCCGGCCCTTTTTCCCGCACCTGTCGGGAAGTTGCCGTTTTTGGCCCGGGGAGCATTCGGCAGGCGCACACCGCCGATGAACATATTGAAATCGCTGAGTTGGCGCGGGGCAGCCGGATTTTGGGGGAGTTTTTCGACCAGCTCGCGCAGGAGATGGCGACGCGGTGTTGA
- the smc gene encoding chromosome segregation protein SMC has translation MYLKSLELIGFKSFAEKTKLEFEPGITAIVGPNGCGKSNVADAIRWVLGEQSAKALRGSKMEDVIFNGTDSHKPLGMAEVSLTLADCEKILGTEYHEITITRRVFRNGEGQYFINKTPCRLKDIQRLFMDTGIGTNSYSLMEQGKIDRVLSSHPEDRRAVFEEASGITKFKADKKEALRKLEQTEANLLRLDDVIREVKRQIISLQRQAGKAQRYQELQAQLRTLDLFVTRERLATLDEQIRTLESRLASMSEQEEAVRTDISRAESDLDSLRGRCEDIERGLNETTESAMAVRAELDRARALIQHFDERRAELLELSERDTRDADEARARRAQHAQSLEELKARLERAEAERDAAEREMAEQAARVAEAERRAGDLSRALDRLRSEQLDLESRAAHSQNELTRLEHAERANVLRRERLAAEQAEALRAVEMFEQRRKDIQSKIAELRADVDRAGEHLAILEEQQRNRSEAAANLEAKLSALRSQAAAREAQIELMEASERQHEGFASGGRRLLTGDESLGVDRTRVLGALAELIQIDAEWQHALEAALRPWLDAILVDGDLAAIEILKALESRSAGAARLLSTSARPAYPPPEGRVRLLDRIRCPDYLRPALECILGHVCVVPSLADIPPDRPAGLAWVTPSGALINPNGTSELWRRDDAGSNPLTRRQLIQQRRTELDQLRADIQAHEAAARALEGESGRLDEALRDARRDLDERRRILNTAEGELHVIEREFCQARDRADTVAWELQAMEEQTRAGDERRSALVAELERIRARQEELRAAIAAQAEEVRAAEHNRAACTAEAAERRIRFAEARQLAQSLADACAQAVARVRELDALIEERSRGLVTTQARLEELARSRSATESRIPALEEEADRLAAEAEMARDEREGLLSEIARVEAALREKRSLLDEIRTRRAGCEVELAQQRMRRQNLLERAIADYRVTEAEVLSAPEPAWEDDQRPDRETLENRVAELKAKLEAMGPVNLVAIEEHRELEERYGFLTAQHADLTASKNQLMDMIRQINKTTTELFSETFAKVNENFQRMFVQLFGGGSAKLVLVDEGDILESGIEIIARPPGKKLQSVSLLSGGERTMTAVALLFALYLVKPSPFCVLDELDAALDDANIGRFVKTLQGFLDRSQFIVITHNRQTIAAAGTLYGVTMEQQGVSKIVSVRLSEAQGQKESPV, from the coding sequence GTGTACCTGAAATCGCTTGAACTGATTGGCTTCAAAAGTTTTGCGGAAAAAACGAAGCTCGAATTCGAACCCGGCATCACCGCGATCGTCGGACCCAACGGGTGCGGGAAAAGCAACGTTGCAGATGCTATTCGTTGGGTACTCGGTGAGCAGAGCGCCAAGGCGCTGCGCGGCTCCAAGATGGAGGATGTGATTTTCAACGGCACGGACTCCCACAAGCCACTCGGCATGGCGGAAGTAAGCCTGACGCTCGCTGATTGCGAGAAGATCCTCGGCACGGAGTACCATGAAATCACGATCACTCGCCGCGTATTCCGCAACGGCGAGGGACAATATTTCATCAACAAAACGCCCTGCCGCCTGAAGGATATTCAGCGGCTCTTCATGGACACCGGTATCGGCACCAACTCCTACTCCCTCATGGAGCAGGGCAAAATTGACCGCGTCCTCAGCTCGCATCCGGAAGACCGTCGGGCCGTGTTTGAAGAGGCCAGCGGCATCACAAAATTCAAGGCGGACAAGAAAGAGGCGCTGCGCAAACTGGAGCAGACCGAGGCCAACCTTCTCCGGCTGGATGACGTTATCCGGGAGGTCAAACGACAAATCATCTCCCTCCAGCGTCAGGCGGGCAAGGCGCAACGCTACCAGGAGCTCCAGGCGCAACTGCGCACCCTGGACCTCTTTGTCACGAGGGAGCGGCTCGCCACACTCGATGAGCAAATTCGAACCTTGGAATCACGGCTCGCCTCCATGTCTGAACAGGAAGAGGCGGTGCGGACCGACATTTCGCGCGCAGAGTCGGATCTGGACTCACTGCGTGGCCGCTGCGAGGACATCGAACGCGGGTTGAACGAAACGACCGAGTCGGCCATGGCCGTTAGGGCCGAGCTGGACCGCGCGCGGGCGCTCATTCAGCACTTCGACGAACGCCGGGCCGAGTTGCTCGAGTTATCCGAGCGGGATACCCGTGACGCCGATGAGGCTCGCGCCCGCAGGGCACAGCATGCACAGTCGCTCGAGGAGCTAAAAGCCCGCCTTGAGCGCGCAGAGGCCGAGCGCGATGCGGCCGAACGCGAAATGGCCGAACAGGCGGCGCGGGTCGCGGAAGCTGAACGCCGCGCCGGAGATTTATCCCGAGCGCTGGACCGCCTCCGGTCGGAACAGCTCGACCTCGAGTCCCGTGCAGCTCATTCGCAAAACGAACTGACCCGCCTCGAACATGCCGAGCGGGCTAATGTGCTCCGTCGGGAGCGGCTTGCCGCCGAACAGGCCGAAGCCCTGCGCGCAGTGGAGATGTTCGAGCAACGCCGGAAAGACATCCAATCGAAGATTGCCGAACTTCGAGCCGATGTCGACCGCGCTGGTGAACATCTAGCGATCCTGGAGGAGCAGCAGCGAAACCGGTCGGAAGCTGCCGCGAATCTCGAGGCGAAGCTGTCGGCCCTCCGCTCGCAGGCCGCCGCGAGGGAGGCACAAATCGAGTTGATGGAGGCAAGTGAGCGCCAGCACGAGGGTTTCGCATCGGGCGGCCGACGGCTCCTAACCGGGGATGAGAGCCTGGGTGTCGATCGCACCCGAGTTCTTGGGGCGCTGGCCGAGCTCATCCAAATCGACGCAGAATGGCAGCACGCGCTCGAGGCCGCACTGCGTCCCTGGCTTGATGCCATCCTCGTGGACGGAGATTTGGCGGCCATCGAGATTCTGAAGGCGCTTGAGAGTCGGTCCGCTGGCGCCGCCCGCCTGCTCTCGACCTCGGCCCGGCCCGCGTACCCACCCCCCGAGGGCCGAGTGCGGCTGCTGGATCGAATCCGCTGTCCGGATTATCTGCGTCCTGCGCTGGAATGCATTTTGGGCCACGTCTGCGTGGTCCCTTCGCTTGCCGACATCCCGCCGGACCGCCCGGCCGGGCTGGCGTGGGTGACGCCCTCAGGTGCGCTCATCAATCCGAACGGGACGTCCGAATTATGGCGCCGGGACGATGCGGGCTCGAATCCCCTGACCCGAAGGCAGCTCATCCAGCAACGGCGCACGGAGCTCGATCAGTTGCGCGCCGACATTCAAGCCCACGAGGCCGCCGCGCGGGCTCTTGAAGGCGAATCCGGCCGACTGGACGAGGCCCTGCGCGATGCGCGGAGAGACCTGGACGAGCGGCGCCGGATCCTGAATACGGCCGAGGGCGAACTTCATGTGATCGAGCGGGAATTCTGCCAGGCCCGCGATCGCGCCGACACCGTTGCGTGGGAACTACAGGCAATGGAAGAACAAACCCGCGCGGGTGACGAACGGCGGTCGGCTCTGGTTGCGGAGCTGGAGCGGATCCGAGCGAGGCAGGAGGAGCTCCGCGCCGCAATCGCAGCACAGGCGGAAGAGGTTCGGGCGGCCGAACATAACCGAGCCGCCTGCACGGCGGAGGCGGCCGAGCGACGAATCCGCTTCGCCGAAGCACGCCAGTTGGCGCAAAGCCTTGCCGATGCGTGCGCGCAGGCCGTCGCGCGTGTTCGCGAATTGGACGCCCTCATCGAAGAGCGCTCGCGAGGGCTGGTGACGACCCAGGCTCGTCTCGAAGAGCTCGCCCGCTCTCGAAGCGCCACGGAATCGAGGATTCCCGCCCTGGAAGAGGAGGCGGACCGACTTGCTGCCGAAGCGGAAATGGCCCGAGACGAACGAGAGGGGCTCCTAAGCGAGATCGCTCGGGTCGAGGCCGCCCTCCGCGAGAAACGGTCGCTCCTCGACGAAATTCGAACCCGTCGCGCCGGGTGCGAGGTGGAACTGGCGCAGCAGCGGATGCGGCGCCAGAACCTGCTCGAACGCGCGATCGCCGACTATCGGGTTACCGAGGCGGAGGTCCTCTCAGCACCGGAGCCGGCATGGGAAGACGACCAGCGGCCCGATCGAGAAACCTTGGAAAATCGAGTCGCCGAGCTGAAAGCCAAGCTCGAGGCCATGGGGCCGGTCAACCTCGTCGCAATCGAGGAGCACCGGGAGCTTGAAGAGCGCTACGGCTTTTTGACCGCCCAGCACGCGGATCTCACCGCGTCAAAGAACCAGCTCATGGACATGATCCGGCAGATCAACAAGACCACCACCGAGCTGTTTTCCGAGACCTTTGCGAAGGTGAACGAAAATTTCCAGCGAATGTTCGTCCAACTCTTCGGCGGGGGGTCCGCCAAGCTGGTGCTGGTCGACGAGGGCGACATCCTCGAATCTGGGATCGAAATCATCGCCCGCCCGCCGGGGAAGAAATTACAATCCGTTTCGTTGCTCTCTGGCGGCGAACGGACAATGACGGCCGTTGCGCTTCTCTTCGCGCTGTATCTCGTGAAGCCAAGCCCATTTTGCGTGCTCGACGAATTGGACGCCGCTCTCGACGACGCCAACATCGGGCGCTTTGTCAAAACCCTGCAGGGCTTTCTCGACCGCTCCCAGTTCATTGTCATCACGCACAACCGTCAGACGATTGCCGCCGCTGGGACTTTGTACGGTGTAACGATGGAGCAGCAGGGCGTCTCAAAAATTGTTTCGGTTCGGCTGTCCGAGGCTCAGGGCCAGAAGGAGAGCCCCGTATAA
- a CDS encoding glycosyltransferase family 2 protein: MKLSIVIPAYNEEQRLPPTLRAYLEYFEPRYGNEFELIVVVNGSRDGTERVVREQMPMHPALRVIVEPRAIGKGGAIILGFREAKGDRVGFVDADGATPPEAFDDLVQHLDDAGAIIASRWFKESRVYPPQPLRRRIASRVFNFLVRLLFRVPIRDTQCGAKVLSRQALEAVLPELGITRWAFDVDLVFKLRRAGFRIIERPTVWHDIGGSQLKIGRASLEMFVAIVRLRLLYSPLRWVVTLYDRTLGRVVHLSR, encoded by the coding sequence GTGAAACTGTCGATCGTCATTCCGGCCTACAACGAGGAGCAGCGGCTTCCGCCGACGCTGCGCGCCTACCTCGAATATTTCGAACCCCGTTATGGAAACGAGTTCGAATTGATTGTGGTGGTCAACGGATCGCGAGACGGCACCGAACGCGTGGTCCGCGAGCAGATGCCCATGCACCCCGCTCTGCGCGTGATCGTTGAACCGCGGGCGATCGGGAAAGGCGGCGCCATTATCCTTGGTTTCCGCGAGGCGAAGGGTGACCGCGTCGGATTCGTGGACGCTGACGGCGCGACGCCCCCGGAGGCGTTTGACGACCTCGTGCAGCATCTCGATGACGCCGGCGCGATCATTGCCTCGCGTTGGTTCAAGGAGTCCCGGGTCTACCCGCCTCAGCCGTTGCGCCGGCGGATCGCCTCTCGTGTGTTCAACTTTTTAGTGCGGCTCTTGTTTCGGGTGCCGATCCGTGACACTCAGTGCGGCGCGAAGGTCCTCAGCCGCCAGGCCCTCGAGGCCGTCTTGCCCGAACTTGGCATCACGCGGTGGGCGTTTGACGTGGATCTCGTTTTCAAGCTCCGCAGAGCAGGTTTTCGGATCATTGAGCGCCCGACCGTTTGGCATGACATCGGCGGTTCCCAGCTCAAGATTGGCCGCGCCTCATTGGAAATGTTTGTTGCGATTGTTCGGCTTCGGTTGTTGTATTCGCCGCTGCGCTGGGTGGTCACGCTCTATGACCGGACTCTGGGCCGCGTGGTGCATCTGAGTCGATAG